One genomic region from Amycolatopsis sp. FBCC-B4732 encodes:
- a CDS encoding electron transfer flavoprotein subunit beta/FixA family protein translates to MTNIVVLVKQVPDTYSERKLNGTDHTLDRESADAVLDEINEKAVEEALKIKEAGEGEVTVISVGPDRATDAIRKALSMGADKAIHVSDEALHGSDAIATAKVLAAAIGKVEGFDLVIAGNESSDGRGGAVPAILAELLGLPQVTYVRELSVDGSTIKATRETEDGLTHLEASLPAIVSVGEKINEPRYPSFKGIMAAKKKPVETFTIADLGVDAGEVGLGNAWSAVTESAPKPPRTAGEKAEDEGDGGTKVAEYLVGQKLI, encoded by the coding sequence ATGACGAACATCGTTGTCCTGGTCAAGCAGGTACCGGACACCTACTCGGAGCGGAAGCTCAACGGGACCGACCACACCCTTGACCGTGAATCCGCCGACGCCGTGCTCGACGAGATCAACGAGAAGGCCGTCGAAGAGGCGTTGAAGATCAAGGAAGCCGGCGAGGGCGAGGTCACCGTGATCTCGGTGGGCCCGGACCGCGCGACCGACGCCATCCGCAAGGCGCTGTCCATGGGCGCCGACAAGGCCATCCACGTCTCGGACGAGGCGCTGCACGGCTCCGACGCGATCGCCACCGCCAAGGTGCTCGCCGCCGCGATCGGCAAGGTCGAGGGCTTCGACCTGGTCATCGCCGGCAACGAGTCCTCCGACGGCCGCGGCGGCGCCGTCCCGGCGATCCTCGCCGAGCTGCTCGGCCTGCCGCAGGTCACCTACGTGCGCGAGCTGAGCGTCGACGGGTCGACGATCAAGGCGACCCGCGAGACCGAGGACGGCCTCACACACCTCGAGGCGAGCCTGCCCGCGATCGTGAGCGTCGGCGAGAAGATCAACGAGCCGCGCTACCCGTCCTTCAAGGGCATCATGGCCGCGAAGAAGAAGCCGGTCGAGACGTTCACCATCGCCGACCTGGGTGTCGACGCGGGCGAGGTCGGTCTCGGCAACGCGTGGTCCGCCGTGACCGAGTCCGCTCCGAAGCCGCCGCGCACCGCGGGTGAGAAGGCCGAGGACGAAGGTGACGGCGGCACCAAGGTCGCCGAGTACCTGGTCGGCCAGAAGCTCATCTGA
- a CDS encoding DegV family protein, with protein MPARIAVITDSSSCLPDIVASRWAIGVVQIQLNLGGHLDDENRYDRGEVIDAMRSGQMITTAPPDAGAFFWTYQEAAAAGATAIVSIHISGRMSDTVRAARDAAQQVRVPVHVLDSRTTGMSLGFAVVSAARAAAAGADAARVIEAAERRCLTSTEFIYVDTLEYLRRGGRIGAAQAMLGTAFSIKPLLTVKDGEVAPLARVPGTRRALAKMVDLAVKKSGGFRADIAVTRFGASDHELEICRQIERRVPAMAESMVVEASTVIGAHLGPGALGITVSPVG; from the coding sequence ATGCCCGCGCGCATCGCCGTCATCACCGACTCGAGTTCCTGCCTGCCCGACATCGTCGCGTCCCGCTGGGCCATCGGGGTCGTCCAGATCCAGCTGAACCTGGGTGGTCACCTCGACGACGAAAACCGCTACGACCGCGGCGAGGTCATCGACGCGATGAGATCGGGACAGATGATCACCACCGCGCCCCCGGATGCGGGGGCGTTCTTCTGGACCTACCAGGAAGCGGCCGCCGCCGGCGCGACGGCCATCGTCAGCATCCACATCTCCGGCCGCATGTCCGACACGGTCCGCGCGGCCCGGGACGCCGCGCAGCAGGTCCGCGTCCCGGTGCACGTCCTCGACAGCCGCACCACCGGGATGAGCCTGGGCTTCGCGGTGGTGTCGGCGGCCCGGGCGGCCGCGGCCGGCGCCGACGCCGCGCGCGTCATCGAAGCCGCCGAACGCCGGTGCCTCACCAGCACCGAGTTCATCTACGTCGACACGCTGGAGTACCTCCGCCGGGGCGGGCGGATCGGCGCCGCACAGGCGATGCTCGGCACCGCGTTCTCGATCAAGCCGCTGCTCACGGTCAAGGACGGCGAGGTCGCGCCGCTGGCCAGGGTCCCCGGCACGCGACGGGCGCTGGCCAAGATGGTCGACCTCGCGGTGAAGAAGTCCGGCGGGTTCCGCGCCGACATCGCCGTGACCCGGTTCGGGGCCAGCGACCACGAGCTGGAGATCTGCAGGCAGATCGAACGCCGGGTGCCCGCGATGGCCGAGAGCATGGTCGTCGAGGCGAGCACGGTCATCGGCGCGCACCTCGGCCCCGGCGCGCTCGGCATCACGGTGTCGCCGGTGGGCTGA
- a CDS encoding class I SAM-dependent methyltransferase, with protein sequence MTTPATRSEALHLTGERTVPGIAEENYWFRRHEAAYAALLPHCADATVLEAGCGEGYGASLLATEARRVLALDYDVLTTEHVARRYPELAVARANLAFLPVRDGAVDVVANFQVIEHLWDQAGFLAECRRVLPKNGKLLVTTPNRLTFTPDSDTPLNPFHTRELAPSELAGLLEDAGFDVETLHGLHHGEAVRALDERYGGSIIDAQLDVVMGELPGQAVWPAALLADVAAIEASGFDVHGDDLDASLDLIAVAVRR encoded by the coding sequence GTGACCACCCCAGCCACCCGGTCCGAGGCGCTGCACCTGACCGGGGAACGGACCGTCCCCGGCATCGCCGAGGAAAATTACTGGTTCCGGCGCCACGAAGCCGCGTACGCCGCCCTGCTCCCCCACTGCGCGGACGCGACGGTGCTCGAAGCCGGCTGCGGTGAGGGTTACGGCGCCAGTCTCCTCGCGACCGAAGCCCGCCGGGTGCTCGCGCTCGACTACGACGTCCTGACCACCGAGCACGTCGCCCGCCGCTACCCCGAGCTCGCCGTCGCGCGGGCGAATCTGGCGTTCCTGCCGGTGCGGGACGGCGCGGTCGACGTCGTGGCCAACTTCCAGGTCATCGAGCACCTGTGGGACCAGGCGGGGTTCCTCGCCGAGTGCCGGCGGGTGTTGCCGAAAAACGGCAAACTGCTGGTCACGACGCCGAACCGGCTGACGTTCACCCCGGACAGCGACACGCCGCTGAACCCGTTCCACACCCGCGAGCTGGCGCCGTCCGAGCTGGCCGGACTGCTCGAAGACGCCGGTTTCGACGTCGAGACGCTGCACGGGCTGCACCACGGCGAGGCCGTGCGCGCGCTCGACGAGCGCTACGGCGGTTCGATCATCGACGCCCAGCTCGACGTGGTCATGGGCGAGCTGCCCGGCCAGGCCGTCTGGCCCGCGGCGCTGCTCGCCGACGTCGCCGCGATCGAAGCGTCCGGGTTCGACGTCCACGGGGACGACCTCGACGCGAGCCTCGACCTGATCGCCGTGGCGGTACGCCGATGA
- a CDS encoding glycoside hydrolase family 57 protein, producing the protein MSEGTFCLVVHSHLPWLPHHGTWPVGEEWLYQAWAHSYLPMVDLLERFAAEGRRDVLTLGVTPVLAAQLDDPYSIRAFHDWLGHWQLRAQHAATLWGGDPLLRELAAAEHRTAVRAAEELGTRWRHGFSPILRSLVENSTIELLGGPLAHPFQPLLDPRVREFALNAGLDDTALRLGARPEGIWAPECGYAPGMENDYAAAGVRRFMVDGPSLRGETWAARPVGTSDVVSFGRDLEVTYRVWSPKAGYPGHAAYRDFHTWQHEVGLKAARVTGKTVEPQDKAPYDPALAADVLQLHVKDFVETVVARLRSLKKQHGREALVVAAYDTELFGHWWHEGPAWLEGVLRALPEAGVRVTTLKGAIEAGHVGEPIDLPVSSWGSGKDWRVWDGEQVKDMVEANAALQRRLLDLVADLGTTARDTVADQAVAEAMLALESDWAFMVTKDSAADYARRRAAVHTERFDALAGLLRRGDRARAAELAAAYRADDGPFGHLDARALKHD; encoded by the coding sequence ATGAGCGAAGGAACTTTCTGCCTCGTCGTGCACAGCCACCTGCCGTGGCTGCCGCACCACGGGACCTGGCCGGTCGGCGAGGAATGGCTGTACCAGGCGTGGGCGCATTCGTACCTGCCGATGGTCGACCTGCTCGAGCGCTTCGCCGCCGAAGGGCGCCGGGACGTGCTGACGCTGGGCGTGACGCCGGTGCTCGCCGCGCAGCTCGACGACCCGTACAGCATCCGCGCGTTCCACGACTGGCTCGGCCACTGGCAGCTGCGCGCCCAGCACGCGGCGACGTTGTGGGGCGGCGACCCGCTGCTGCGCGAGCTCGCGGCGGCCGAGCACCGGACGGCGGTCCGCGCCGCCGAGGAGCTGGGCACTCGCTGGCGGCACGGCTTCTCCCCCATCCTGCGGTCCTTGGTCGAAAACTCGACCATCGAGCTGCTCGGGGGCCCGCTGGCCCACCCGTTCCAGCCGCTGCTCGACCCGCGGGTGCGCGAGTTCGCGCTGAACGCCGGGCTCGACGACACGGCGCTGCGGCTCGGGGCGCGACCGGAGGGGATCTGGGCGCCGGAGTGCGGCTACGCGCCCGGGATGGAAAACGACTACGCCGCCGCCGGCGTCCGGCGGTTCATGGTCGACGGCCCGTCGCTGCGCGGCGAGACCTGGGCCGCGCGCCCGGTCGGCACGAGCGACGTGGTCAGTTTCGGACGAGACCTCGAAGTCACCTACCGCGTCTGGTCGCCGAAGGCCGGCTACCCCGGGCACGCCGCGTACCGCGACTTCCACACCTGGCAGCACGAGGTCGGGCTGAAGGCGGCGCGGGTCACCGGTAAGACGGTCGAGCCGCAGGACAAGGCGCCGTACGACCCCGCGCTCGCCGCGGACGTCCTGCAGCTGCACGTCAAGGACTTCGTCGAAACCGTCGTGGCGCGGCTGCGTTCGCTGAAGAAGCAGCACGGGCGTGAAGCGCTCGTGGTCGCCGCGTACGACACGGAGCTGTTCGGGCACTGGTGGCACGAGGGACCGGCGTGGCTGGAAGGCGTGCTGCGGGCGCTGCCCGAGGCCGGCGTCCGGGTGACGACGTTGAAGGGCGCGATCGAGGCAGGCCACGTCGGCGAGCCGATCGACCTGCCGGTGTCGTCGTGGGGCTCGGGCAAGGACTGGCGCGTCTGGGACGGCGAGCAGGTCAAGGACATGGTCGAGGCGAACGCGGCGCTGCAGCGGCGGCTGCTCGACCTCGTGGCCGATTTGGGGACGACGGCCCGGGACACCGTCGCCGACCAGGCCGTCGCCGAGGCGATGCTGGCGCTGGAGAGCGACTGGGCGTTCATGGTCACCAAGGACTCCGCCGCCGACTACGCCCGGCGCCGCGCGGCGGTGCACACCGAGCGCTTCGACGCGCTGGCCGGGCTGCTGCGCCGCGGTGACCGCGCGCGGGCCGCGGAACTCGCCGCTGCCTACCGCGCCGACGACGGACCGTTCGGGCACCTCGACGCCCGGGCGCTGAAACACGACTGA
- a CDS encoding glutathione peroxidase, producing the protein MGIHEIPVKTLDGQDSSLGSLAGKALLVVNVASKCGLTPQYSGLERLQERFGGQGFSVVGFPCNQFAGQEPGSADEIQTFCSTTYGVTFPLFEKIDVNGDGQHPLYAELTKTADAEGAAGDVQWNFEKFLVGADGEVLARFRPRTEPEDETVVKAIEAALPA; encoded by the coding sequence ATGGGAATCCACGAAATTCCGGTCAAGACCCTCGACGGGCAGGACAGCTCGCTGGGCTCCCTGGCCGGCAAGGCGCTGCTGGTGGTCAACGTCGCGTCGAAGTGCGGCCTGACCCCGCAGTACTCCGGTCTCGAGCGGCTGCAGGAACGCTTCGGCGGCCAGGGCTTTTCCGTGGTCGGTTTTCCGTGCAACCAGTTCGCGGGGCAGGAGCCGGGCAGCGCGGACGAGATCCAGACGTTCTGCTCGACTACCTACGGCGTCACGTTCCCGCTGTTCGAGAAGATCGACGTCAACGGCGACGGGCAGCACCCGCTGTACGCGGAACTGACCAAGACCGCCGACGCCGAGGGTGCCGCGGGCGACGTCCAGTGGAACTTCGAGAAGTTCCTGGTCGGTGCGGACGGCGAGGTCCTGGCGCGGTTCCGGCCGCGCACCGAGCCCGAGGACGAGACGGTCGTCAAGGCCATCGAAGCGGCGCTTCCGGCCTGA